Proteins encoded together in one Amphritea japonica ATCC BAA-1530 window:
- a CDS encoding patatin-like phospholipase family protein, protein MAWKRPLLLEVGTKSLCCSVNQPDADNYAVWEAVRGTSAAPIYFPIANVGGGTSPRSSASNKWVVDGGTMSNNPAIWGVTEALRTGIASRLEDIIVISLGTGIYEGGAGVGIDSNAVKDIVPKQGNWSTLPWMVEKLDDLEGSDHSRGVLISIF, encoded by the coding sequence TTGGCATGGAAGCGGCCCCTTCTACTGGAAGTAGGTACTAAATCTCTTTGTTGTTCTGTTAATCAGCCCGATGCTGACAACTACGCTGTGTGGGAGGCCGTCAGAGGGACAAGCGCCGCCCCCATCTATTTCCCAATTGCCAATGTCGGTGGAGGAACATCCCCCAGATCATCAGCATCCAACAAATGGGTAGTGGACGGTGGAACTATGTCGAATAATCCGGCAATCTGGGGTGTAACTGAAGCCTTGAGAACCGGCATAGCCTCACGTTTGGAAGATATAATTGTTATTTCTCTGGGAACGGGAATCTATGAAGGTGGTGCGGGTGTTGGTATTGATAGTAATGCAGTAAAAGATATCGTTCCTAAGCAAGGTAACTGGAGTACGCTGCCCTGGATGGTCGAGAAACTGGATGATCTTGAAGGTTCCGATCACAGCAGGGGAGTACTAATAAGCATATTTTAG
- a CDS encoding GGDEF domain-containing protein — protein sequence MKIITSLHETDFHLKSTFWLCITAGTLVLPFAYYHLVYQDLGIGIGGLITSLSLFLVAGLIYRKSYKTIYTFIWLTPFTTVFVAYLTNKIGISGTYWCYSTVLLYYFMMSERQAWLSNLLFILVNFPVVWQLLETTEAIRFTVTFLLVCIYSAIFLRVITKQYSELTHQAITDKLTGLYNRTLLQDSLTHAIRKTKRTQTAFTLIVMDIDHFKKINDELGHDMGDQVLVQLGAFLKGFFRESDKVFRIGGEEFLILAYNTVETDCVHQAEELRRSIESLSLIPDRQITVSIGVAGLDSAEDWKQWMKACDMQLYEAKKGGRNRVVASSIDQLNKKSFPGLKVSSTPV from the coding sequence ATGAAAATAATAACTTCTCTGCACGAAACAGATTTTCATCTTAAATCCACGTTCTGGCTTTGTATCACTGCCGGAACCCTGGTTTTGCCTTTTGCTTATTATCATTTGGTATATCAAGACCTGGGAATCGGTATCGGCGGGCTGATAACCTCGCTGAGTCTTTTCCTGGTTGCCGGGCTCATTTACAGGAAGAGCTATAAAACCATTTACACCTTTATCTGGCTGACTCCTTTCACGACCGTTTTTGTCGCTTACCTGACGAATAAAATTGGAATCAGTGGTACCTACTGGTGCTATTCAACGGTATTGTTGTATTACTTTATGATGTCGGAGCGACAGGCTTGGTTGTCCAATCTCTTATTTATACTGGTCAATTTTCCTGTCGTGTGGCAACTTCTGGAGACAACCGAGGCCATCCGGTTCACGGTCACATTCCTGTTAGTCTGTATCTACTCGGCTATTTTTCTGCGCGTCATCACCAAGCAATATAGTGAACTTACCCATCAGGCGATCACCGATAAGCTCACCGGTCTGTATAACAGAACACTGCTTCAGGATTCGTTGACTCATGCGATCCGTAAAACCAAGCGTACCCAAACGGCATTTACGCTCATCGTCATGGATATCGATCATTTCAAGAAGATAAATGATGAACTGGGCCATGATATGGGTGATCAGGTTCTGGTGCAGCTCGGGGCGTTTTTAAAGGGCTTCTTTCGCGAGAGTGACAAGGTATTCAGAATCGGCGGAGAGGAGTTTTTGATACTGGCCTACAACACCGTGGAAACCGACTGCGTCCACCAGGCGGAAGAATTACGGAGGAGTATCGAAAGCCTTTCATTGATACCCGACCGACAGATAACCGTCAGCATCGGGGTGGCTGGCCTGGATTCAGCGGAAGACTGGAAGCAATGGATGAAGGCCTGCGACATGCAACTGTATGAAGCCAAGAAGGGTGGGCGTAACCGGGTGGTTGCCAGTTCGATTGACCAGTTGAACAAAAAGAGTTTTCCTGGTTTAAAAGTTAGTTCTACCCCTGTTTGA
- a CDS encoding GFA family protein has product MQLEGSCHCGCVRFSVDSRQPYPFNHCYCSICRKTAGGGGYAINLGADYSTLQVKGEEYISVYQAMIDDPETGGKRESPGKRHFCKQCGSALWLWDPRWPDQVHPFASAIDTELPIPPERTHMMLESKASWVKASVESTDSQFTLYPQESLAEWHQRVIK; this is encoded by the coding sequence ATGCAGCTCGAAGGTTCATGTCATTGCGGTTGCGTCCGCTTCAGCGTTGATTCCAGACAGCCCTATCCATTTAATCACTGTTACTGCTCTATTTGCCGTAAGACGGCGGGCGGGGGTGGTTATGCTATTAACCTGGGTGCGGACTATTCAACCCTTCAAGTTAAAGGGGAGGAGTACATCAGTGTCTATCAGGCGATGATTGATGACCCGGAAACCGGAGGTAAGAGGGAAAGCCCCGGGAAGCGGCATTTTTGTAAACAGTGCGGCAGTGCGCTCTGGTTATGGGATCCAAGGTGGCCGGATCAGGTGCATCCATTTGCCTCGGCTATCGATACGGAGCTTCCAATACCGCCAGAGCGCACGCATATGATGTTGGAATCAAAGGCTTCATGGGTAAAGGCTAGTGTTGAATCAACAGACAGTCAGTTTACACTGTACCCGCAAGAATCGCTTGCGGAGTGGCATCAGCGAGTTATTAAGTAA
- a CDS encoding DUF3817 domain-containing protein, which produces MKLFRLVSLSEGISYLLILSVTLGFISRDYVSVLGMAHGVLFMVYMMLSLNVSNKQNWSVAVWLLVFVASLVPFAFIAVEFFLRKEAGEVEAVEPSLQ; this is translated from the coding sequence TTGAAATTGTTTAGATTGGTGAGTCTGTCAGAAGGTATCTCTTACCTGCTGATACTGAGTGTTACGCTGGGTTTCATTAGTCGGGATTATGTTTCCGTTTTGGGTATGGCGCATGGTGTCCTGTTTATGGTGTATATGATGTTATCGCTTAATGTCTCCAATAAACAAAACTGGTCTGTCGCTGTCTGGTTGCTTGTTTTCGTTGCTTCTCTGGTTCCGTTTGCATTTATAGCCGTTGAGTTCTTTCTGCGAAAAGAAGCCGGTGAGGTTGAGGCTGTCGAACCATCATTACAGTAA
- a CDS encoding PaaI family thioesterase has translation MIDTDKIPAEFLAILEEHFKGLTDEIVFPPPVFEALRGEIIRYDVESTTLVNRFPVLDEHLNPYGSMQGGIVAAAVDNTIGPLSMLVSPPNFTRHMEMKYGKVVTPDLGYIYVTATFIEKKKRQLFFEATVEDSEGNKLASAKSMHWVID, from the coding sequence ATGATCGATACAGACAAAATACCTGCAGAGTTTCTAGCGATCTTAGAGGAACACTTTAAAGGGCTGACCGACGAGATAGTCTTTCCGCCGCCGGTATTTGAAGCACTGAGAGGCGAGATTATTCGTTATGACGTTGAGAGCACAACGTTAGTAAATAGATTCCCCGTATTAGACGAACACCTGAATCCATACGGCAGTATGCAGGGCGGTATCGTAGCGGCAGCGGTTGATAATACGATTGGCCCGCTGAGTATGCTGGTGTCACCGCCTAACTTTACCCGTCATATGGAGATGAAATACGGGAAAGTTGTCACGCCTGATCTTGGTTATATCTATGTGACCGCAACATTCATTGAGAAAAAGAAACGTCAGCTGTTTTTCGAAGCGACTGTCGAAGATAGCGAGGGTAATAAGCTGGCCTCTGCAAAATCCATGCATTGGGTTATTGATTAA
- a CDS encoding lysozyme inhibitor LprI family protein: MRLPFFLLSVLALTTASVSCNAESKQPLESEVVSQPVASEQANACRGSSHIEQVQCLSLKLKEQDVALNQLYDRVIERLPENDESDLRKERHQLVSAQQAWLKYRDEHCAFVGAQEGGSNLWVTHFVSICVKEETDKRIEFLNSFVN, translated from the coding sequence ATGCGCTTACCATTTTTTTTACTTTCAGTACTCGCTTTAACGACAGCGTCGGTATCTTGTAATGCTGAGTCAAAACAGCCTTTGGAATCTGAAGTTGTATCTCAGCCTGTCGCTTCGGAACAGGCGAATGCCTGTCGAGGAAGCTCACACATTGAGCAAGTTCAATGCCTTAGCCTTAAACTTAAAGAGCAGGATGTAGCGTTAAATCAGTTATATGACCGGGTTATTGAGCGTCTCCCGGAAAATGATGAGTCTGACCTTCGAAAAGAGCGCCATCAACTAGTATCGGCGCAGCAGGCCTGGTTGAAATATCGTGATGAGCATTGCGCTTTTGTTGGCGCACAGGAAGGCGGCAGTAATCTTTGGGTTACCCATTTCGTTTCGATATGCGTTAAAGAAGAGACCGATAAACGTATTGAGTTTCTAAACAGCTTCGTTAATTAA
- a CDS encoding GFA family protein encodes MSDSKINKASCVCGSVKIEVADINPKFTVCHCDSCRQWGGGPLFAVQCGTGVKFEGAESVKEYDSSAWASRGFCANCGTHLFYRLKKTGSYNMPVGLFPDLEGLEMSMQYFSDKRPGYYCFANQTAEMTEAEIFAYFADQL; translated from the coding sequence ATGAGCGATTCAAAGATCAATAAAGCCAGTTGCGTCTGTGGCAGTGTGAAAATCGAAGTGGCTGATATTAACCCAAAGTTTACCGTCTGCCATTGCGATAGCTGTCGCCAGTGGGGTGGTGGGCCGCTATTTGCGGTGCAGTGTGGGACCGGTGTTAAGTTTGAGGGGGCTGAATCGGTTAAAGAATACGATTCTTCGGCCTGGGCATCACGGGGTTTTTGTGCCAATTGCGGAACCCATCTCTTCTATCGTTTAAAAAAGACGGGTAGTTACAATATGCCGGTAGGTTTGTTTCCCGATTTAGAGGGGCTGGAGATGAGTATGCAATACTTCAGCGATAAACGCCCTGGGTATTACTGCTTTGCGAATCAGACCGCAGAGATGACAGAGGCCGAGATATTTGCCTATTTTGCCGATCAGCTGTGA
- a CDS encoding LysE family translocator: MTLTAWLSLLAICCLGAMSPGPSLAVVLKQTVGNSRRHGLAASWFHAAGVGLWAFATISGLAILVEQSEIAFKIITWLGAGYLAWIGVKAIRAGRSGNLEVESTEKGTILSAGFEGAMISVLNPKLAIFFIALFSQFISPDAGIVDQLIMTATAALVDGIWYSIVALLLSHGPVLKALQRRSQLVNRLTGGILIALAARVVTL, encoded by the coding sequence ATGACTTTAACTGCCTGGCTTTCACTGCTCGCCATCTGTTGCCTGGGGGCGATGTCACCCGGCCCAAGTCTGGCGGTAGTGCTGAAGCAAACCGTCGGCAACAGTCGCCGTCATGGCTTGGCGGCTAGCTGGTTCCATGCTGCTGGTGTCGGCCTCTGGGCCTTTGCGACTATTTCCGGTCTGGCTATTCTGGTAGAGCAATCTGAGATAGCTTTCAAAATCATCACCTGGCTCGGTGCCGGATATCTGGCATGGATCGGTGTGAAAGCGATTCGGGCTGGGCGCAGCGGTAATCTTGAAGTCGAAAGCACCGAAAAAGGCACAATATTATCAGCAGGGTTTGAAGGTGCGATGATCTCAGTGCTTAACCCTAAGTTGGCGATATTTTTTATCGCCCTGTTTTCGCAATTCATCAGCCCCGATGCAGGCATAGTCGATCAGCTGATTATGACCGCCACAGCAGCCCTGGTAGACGGTATCTGGTACAGCATCGTTGCACTACTGCTATCCCACGGCCCGGTGCTTAAAGCGCTGCAGCGGCGCAGTCAGCTGGTAAATCGATTAACCGGGGGGATACTGATAGCCCTGGCCGCCAGAGTCGTCACCTTATAA
- a CDS encoding phosphoribosylaminoimidazolesuccinocarboxamide synthase: MRDKYPGGDALRQLSINPIVKPDSADKKWQLIVILCNIPVPESDDKQRRSSSSAMNPAITPTPVLLTHYPPRKAAAFWYPTLYLLSYTGQFAMSLADKVLAVNNDLPIRTDLPVHSGKVRSVYWLTEADSRRLIQEKGYDVAEDAPLAIMVISDRISAFECIWHGEGGMNGVPGKGAALNAISNHWFKLFRENGLADSHILDIPHPFVWIVQKAKPVMIEAICRQYITGSMWRSYAKGEREFCGIQIADDLQKDQKLPELLITPSTKGILKDIPGVPEVDDVNITRDDIVNNHEAFQFRTQDDIAVYEKLLKEGFDVISNELEKIDQVFVDTKFEFGYVTDASGTEKLIYMDEVGTPDSSRIWDGASYREGKVVENSKEVFRQELLNHFPDPDILINKDRMEERYALAEDNALPAALLQKVSDTYVGIAEKITGEKLTLSENPKAEIVEILRTDYGLID; this comes from the coding sequence ATGCGCGACAAATACCCTGGCGGTGACGCTTTAAGACAACTATCTATAAACCCGATTGTAAAACCAGACTCAGCGGACAAAAAGTGGCAGCTAATAGTAATTCTGTGTAATATCCCTGTTCCAGAATCGGACGATAAACAGCGCCGTTCATCCAGCTCTGCAATGAACCCAGCTATCACGCCCACCCCGGTGCTATTGACGCACTACCCGCCGCGAAAAGCAGCGGCTTTCTGGTACCCTACTCTCTATTTATTAAGCTATACAGGACAGTTTGCAATGAGTCTTGCTGATAAGGTTTTGGCAGTAAACAATGATCTGCCGATCCGTACCGACCTGCCGGTACACAGTGGTAAAGTACGTTCCGTTTACTGGCTAACCGAAGCCGACAGTCGCCGCCTGATTCAAGAAAAAGGCTATGACGTTGCTGAAGATGCGCCATTGGCAATTATGGTCATCAGTGACCGTATATCCGCATTCGAGTGCATCTGGCACGGTGAAGGCGGTATGAACGGTGTGCCGGGTAAAGGTGCAGCACTTAACGCAATCTCTAACCACTGGTTCAAACTGTTCCGTGAGAACGGTCTGGCCGATAGCCATATTCTGGATATCCCCCATCCGTTTGTCTGGATCGTACAGAAAGCTAAACCGGTTATGATCGAAGCGATCTGCCGTCAGTACATCACCGGGTCTATGTGGCGTTCTTATGCCAAAGGCGAGCGTGAGTTCTGTGGTATCCAGATAGCCGACGATCTGCAAAAAGATCAGAAGCTTCCAGAGCTGCTGATTACGCCATCCACCAAAGGCATTCTTAAAGATATCCCTGGCGTGCCCGAAGTTGATGATGTGAACATTACCCGTGATGACATCGTTAATAACCACGAAGCGTTCCAGTTCCGTACCCAGGACGATATCGCTGTTTACGAGAAGCTGCTTAAAGAAGGCTTTGATGTGATCAGCAACGAACTTGAGAAAATCGACCAGGTATTCGTCGATACTAAATTCGAGTTCGGTTATGTGACTGATGCATCCGGCACTGAGAAACTGATTTATATGGACGAAGTCGGCACCCCTGACTCCTCCCGTATCTGGGATGGCGCGTCTTACCGTGAAGGTAAAGTGGTTGAAAACTCCAAAGAAGTATTCCGTCAGGAACTGCTGAACCACTTCCCGGATCCGGATATCCTGATCAACAAAGACCGCATGGAAGAGCGTTACGCGCTAGCAGAAGACAATGCGCTGCCTGCTGCTCTGCTGCAGAAAGTGTCTGACACTTATGTGGGTATTGCTGAGAAGATTACCGGCGAGAAGCTGACGCTGTCTGAAAACCCTAAAGCAGAGATCGTTGAGATCCTGCGTACTGACTACGGCCTGATCGATTAA
- a CDS encoding MFS transporter, with amino-acid sequence MSSNETLFYQANPRAVWFVLASICLAMLLIPMTLSSVNMALPSIAIDLQADAVLVSWIPSATLWGSIVLLLPAGRVADMVGRKPIYLIGVVGYSLSSLMIFAVDSIEFLLLVRVLQGLFSSLVFATAMAIIAAVFSDRSRGTALGLGATSVYLGLTCGPLIGGWLTESLGWRSVFWAPVTLALVAIVLAMIYVRNDRDKDKPIQPLDWQGSLLFVVLATLLLFGLSGLPGLLNWLMLLAGIGLLFVFVWQQNRCEYPLVRFSLLAANRVLNRSLLASFFMYGAHFPVLFLLSLYLQYLQGLSPSEAGQLILLQALIMAILAPISGRLSDRIEPRLIATLGCIFFGLGFATLIFLQSDSALNHVIVSLCLLGIGFGLFSTPNNNAALGSVPKDRLSIASALLNLSRTSGNMFSMAIIMLLMSQWLGSEQIMPERYPDLMIVVKLGFAIACAYSFMAAWFSYSRGKVSR; translated from the coding sequence GTGTCTTCAAACGAAACGTTGTTCTATCAAGCCAACCCCCGGGCGGTCTGGTTTGTATTAGCCAGTATCTGCCTGGCGATGTTATTAATCCCCATGACCCTTTCGTCGGTTAATATGGCGTTGCCTTCGATCGCTATCGACCTGCAGGCTGATGCGGTATTAGTCAGCTGGATACCCTCGGCAACGTTGTGGGGGAGCATTGTGCTGTTGCTACCGGCTGGCAGGGTCGCCGATATGGTTGGCCGAAAGCCGATCTATCTTATCGGTGTGGTGGGCTATTCGCTGTCATCCCTGATGATTTTTGCCGTTGATTCTATCGAGTTTCTACTCCTCGTTCGCGTACTGCAGGGATTGTTCAGTAGTCTGGTATTTGCCACGGCGATGGCGATTATTGCTGCGGTCTTCAGTGACCGGAGTCGGGGAACGGCGCTGGGATTAGGCGCAACGTCCGTTTATCTGGGGCTTACCTGTGGGCCGCTTATCGGTGGCTGGTTAACCGAGAGCCTGGGATGGCGCAGTGTCTTTTGGGCGCCGGTGACACTGGCACTGGTGGCTATCGTATTGGCGATGATCTATGTCAGAAACGATCGGGATAAAGACAAGCCTATTCAACCCCTCGATTGGCAGGGTTCTCTGCTGTTTGTTGTATTGGCGACATTGTTATTGTTTGGCTTGTCGGGTTTGCCGGGGCTCCTCAACTGGTTAATGCTACTGGCAGGTATCGGGTTGCTCTTTGTGTTTGTCTGGCAGCAGAATCGTTGTGAATACCCTCTGGTGCGCTTCAGTCTTCTGGCGGCGAACCGGGTTTTAAACCGCTCGCTGCTGGCCAGTTTTTTTATGTACGGCGCGCATTTTCCGGTGCTTTTTTTACTCAGCCTCTACCTACAATATCTGCAGGGATTATCCCCCAGCGAGGCCGGCCAGCTGATTCTGTTACAGGCGCTTATTATGGCGATTCTGGCGCCGATATCAGGGCGCTTGTCTGATCGTATAGAGCCCCGTCTGATCGCCACCCTGGGTTGTATTTTCTTTGGCCTGGGCTTTGCGACACTAATTTTCCTTCAGTCAGATAGCGCGCTCAATCATGTGATTGTCTCGCTGTGTCTGCTGGGGATTGGCTTTGGTTTGTTCTCTACGCCAAATAATAATGCGGCGCTGGGCTCGGTGCCTAAAGACCGGCTGAGTATCGCGTCGGCACTGCTCAACCTGTCCCGGACCAGCGGTAACATGTTTAGTATGGCGATAATTATGTTGCTAATGAGTCAATGGCTGGGAAGTGAACAGATCATGCCAGAGCGTTACCCTGACCTGATGATAGTGGTGAAATTAGGCTTTGCCATTGCCTGTGCGTACAGTTTTATGGCGGCCTGGTTTTCTTATAGCCGGGGTAAGGTTAGCCGTTAA
- a CDS encoding pyruvate, water dikinase regulatory protein: protein MKRTAFFISDGTGITAEALGNSLLAQFGSIAFNKVTLPYIDSIEKAVAAVDMIDQVMEEDGQRPIVFDTVVDEATREVISTSGAYKIDVFSAFLKPLELELGSHSSYSVGKSHAINEVTSYMDRIESVNFAIDNDDGARTQHYHKADIILTGVSRCGKTPSCLYMALQFGVRAANYPLTDEDLASDKLPETLLPYRDKLYGLTIDPFQLASIRHERRPNSRYSSLDQCEDEVRIVERMFRTEKLPHINTTLFSIEEIATRIIAERGLERRLN, encoded by the coding sequence ATGAAACGCACCGCTTTTTTTATCTCTGATGGTACCGGCATAACCGCTGAAGCGCTGGGCAACAGTCTACTCGCTCAGTTTGGCTCAATCGCGTTCAATAAGGTGACCCTGCCCTATATAGACAGTATCGAAAAAGCGGTCGCCGCAGTTGATATGATAGACCAGGTGATGGAGGAAGACGGACAACGTCCGATCGTCTTTGATACCGTCGTAGACGAAGCCACCCGTGAGGTTATTTCCACCAGCGGCGCCTATAAAATTGATGTTTTCTCAGCCTTTCTCAAACCGCTGGAACTGGAGCTCGGTAGTCATTCCTCATATAGCGTCGGTAAATCCCATGCGATAAACGAAGTCACCAGCTATATGGATCGAATTGAGTCGGTTAACTTTGCTATCGATAATGATGATGGCGCCAGAACTCAGCACTACCATAAGGCCGATATCATTCTCACCGGCGTTTCCCGTTGCGGTAAAACCCCGTCCTGTCTCTATATGGCACTACAGTTCGGGGTGCGAGCGGCTAACTACCCGTTGACCGACGAGGACCTGGCCAGCGACAAACTCCCCGAAACACTACTACCGTATCGGGATAAGCTCTACGGGCTGACGATCGACCCTTTTCAACTGGCGTCGATACGCCATGAACGCCGCCCTAACAGCCGTTACTCTTCCCTGGATCAGTGTGAAGATGAGGTCCGTATCGTCGAGCGGATGTTCCGCACCGAAAAACTACCCCACATCAACACCACCCTGTTCTCAATTGAAGAGATTGCCACACGTATCATTGCCGAGAGAGGTCTGGAACGCCGGCTAAATTAA
- the ppsA gene encoding phosphoenolpyruvate synthase, which translates to MGDIEQVGGKNASLGEMITELSEAGVKVPGGFATTATAFRDFLAHNQLDKRINDILAELQSDDVNALAKTGSLIRQWILETPFPEALDKAIEEAFAEMVGDSDMAVAVRSSATAEDLPDASFAGQQETFLNISGLDNVKAAIHDVFASLYNDRAISYRVHHGFEHHEVALSAGIQRMVRSETGASGVMFTLDTESGFQHVVFITSAYGLGETVVQGAVNPDEFYVYKPTLRQGAPAILRRSIGTKAIKMVYGSEGTTANAVETVKVPAEERMRFSISDNDVEELASIAMTIEKHYGRPMDIEWAKDGDDGELYIVQARPETVKSRDKAAVIERYLLTETGKVLLEGRSIGHRIGSGPVRIVESLSDMDKIQPGDVLVTDMTDPDWEPVMKRSSAIITNRGGRTCHAAIIARELGIPAIVGCGDATERLTDGQDVTVSCAEGDTGRAYEGRLDFEHQTNKVDSMPPLPFDIMMNVGNPDRAFDFQALPNAGVGLARLEFIINRMIGIHPKALINFDQLDSGLQKTIERRIAGYPSPIEFYVAKLVEGISTLAAAFYPKKVIVRMSDFKSNEYGHLIGGDAYEAHEENPMLGFRGASRYISDSFRECFELECRALKYVRDVMKLTNVEVMVPFVRTVGEAKQVSELLAENGLRRGENGLRLIMMCEIPSNALLAEQFLEYFDGFSIGSNDLTQLTLGLDRDSGIIAHLFDERNEAVRKLLSMAIEACKAQGKYIGICGQGPSDHPDLAQWLMEQGISSVSLNPDSVLDTWFFLANDSDDSPVN; encoded by the coding sequence ATGGGTGATATTGAGCAGGTGGGTGGCAAAAATGCCTCACTTGGCGAGATGATCACTGAGCTTTCTGAAGCGGGTGTTAAGGTACCAGGTGGCTTCGCTACGACCGCTACTGCATTCCGGGATTTCCTTGCCCATAATCAACTCGATAAACGCATCAATGATATTCTGGCGGAGCTTCAGTCTGACGACGTTAATGCGCTGGCTAAAACCGGTAGTCTGATTCGTCAGTGGATACTGGAAACGCCTTTTCCTGAGGCGCTGGATAAGGCCATAGAAGAGGCCTTTGCCGAGATGGTGGGTGATAGCGATATGGCCGTGGCTGTACGTTCCTCAGCAACCGCTGAAGACCTTCCGGATGCGTCTTTTGCAGGCCAGCAGGAAACCTTCCTCAATATTAGCGGACTGGACAATGTCAAAGCCGCCATACACGACGTCTTTGCGTCACTCTATAATGATCGCGCTATCTCTTACCGGGTACATCACGGCTTTGAACATCATGAAGTAGCCCTGTCTGCCGGTATACAGCGCATGGTACGCAGTGAAACCGGTGCCAGCGGCGTCATGTTTACCCTGGATACTGAGTCCGGCTTCCAGCATGTTGTGTTTATTACTTCAGCGTATGGTCTGGGTGAAACGGTGGTTCAGGGCGCCGTTAATCCTGATGAATTTTATGTTTATAAACCGACCTTGCGTCAGGGGGCTCCGGCTATTCTCCGCCGTAGTATCGGCACGAAAGCGATAAAAATGGTTTACGGCAGTGAAGGCACTACCGCAAACGCAGTCGAGACGGTGAAAGTGCCGGCTGAAGAGCGCATGCGCTTCTCTATTTCTGATAATGATGTTGAGGAACTGGCATCGATTGCGATGACCATTGAGAAACATTATGGCCGTCCGATGGATATTGAATGGGCCAAAGATGGCGATGACGGTGAGCTGTATATCGTACAGGCACGTCCTGAAACTGTTAAAAGCCGCGATAAAGCGGCGGTTATCGAGCGTTATCTGCTAACTGAAACCGGTAAGGTACTGTTGGAAGGGCGTTCTATCGGCCATCGAATTGGCAGTGGCCCGGTGCGTATTGTTGAGAGTCTCAGCGATATGGATAAGATTCAGCCCGGCGATGTGCTGGTAACGGATATGACCGATCCGGACTGGGAACCGGTGATGAAGCGCTCTTCTGCTATCATTACCAACCGGGGCGGGCGTACCTGCCATGCTGCGATCATCGCCCGTGAACTGGGCATTCCTGCGATTGTGGGTTGCGGTGATGCGACTGAGCGTCTGACAGACGGTCAGGATGTGACTGTCTCCTGCGCTGAAGGTGATACCGGTCGCGCTTATGAAGGCCGTCTTGATTTTGAGCATCAGACCAATAAGGTCGATTCGATGCCGCCGTTACCCTTCGATATTATGATGAACGTGGGTAATCCTGATCGGGCATTCGATTTTCAGGCATTGCCGAACGCCGGGGTAGGGCTTGCCCGCCTGGAATTCATTATCAACCGCATGATCGGTATTCACCCAAAGGCGCTGATTAATTTTGATCAGTTAGACAGTGGTCTGCAAAAAACTATTGAACGACGCATTGCTGGTTACCCCAGCCCTATTGAATTTTACGTTGCTAAGCTGGTGGAGGGTATCTCGACGCTGGCGGCTGCCTTCTATCCGAAGAAAGTCATTGTGCGGATGTCAGACTTTAAGTCCAATGAGTATGGCCACCTGATCGGTGGTGATGCGTATGAAGCTCACGAAGAAAACCCGATGCTCGGCTTCCGGGGGGCAAGTCGTTATATTTCAGACTCGTTCCGTGAATGTTTTGAGTTAGAGTGTCGGGCACTGAAGTATGTGCGCGATGTGATGAAGCTTACCAATGTTGAAGTGATGGTACCCTTTGTTCGTACTGTTGGTGAAGCCAAACAGGTTTCCGAATTATTGGCTGAGAACGGTCTTCGCCGAGGCGAGAACGGTTTACGGCTGATTATGATGTGCGAGATTCCCTCAAATGCGTTGCTGGCAGAGCAGTTCCTTGAGTATTTCGATGGCTTCTCCATCGGTTCGAATGACCTGACACAGCTTACGCTGGGTCTGGATCGTGATTCCGGTATTATTGCCCATCTTTTTGATGAGCGAAATGAAGCGGTACGTAAGTTGTTGTCGATGGCTATCGAAGCCTGCAAAGCACAAGGCAAGTATATTGGTATCTGTGGCCAGGGCCCGTCAGATCATCCGGATCTTGCGCAGTGGTTAATGGAACAGGGGATTAGCTCGGTTTCTCTTAACCCTGATAGTGTTCTGGATACCTGGTTTTTCCTGGCGAATGACAGTGACGATAGTCCGGTTAATTAG